TTTGGAAAAAATTGAAAAGGAGCTGGAGATTTTAAAAACGGATAAAAGAAAAGAAGTGGCCGAACGGCTGAAGTTCGCCAAAAGCCTCGGCGACTTGTCGGAGAACGCCGAATATAAAGAATCGCTGGAGGCGCAATCTCTGCTTGAAGACAGAATCGCCAAGCTGGAAGATATTATCAAAAGAGCCGTTATTGTGGAGAAATCTTCCGGTTCAACCGTCCAGCTCGGCACAACCGTGGTTTTGAAAAAGCTGCCTTCGGGCGGCGAGAAAAAATACGTCGTCGTCGGCCAGGAGGAAGCTGACATCGCCGCCGGAAAAATTTCCCACAAAAGCCCTTTGGGCGCCGCGATTATCGGGAAGAAAAAAGGAGACAAAATAAAAGTCGTCACCCCGGGCGGGACGGCGGAATATTCTTTGGAAGAAATATCATGAGCACTTTTGAGGAAATAAGAGGGGAGAGACTGAAAAAATTAAATAATC
The DNA window shown above is from Candidatus Paceibacter sp. and carries:
- the greA gene encoding transcription elongation factor GreA, with product MNSEYLSKEGLEKIEKELEILKTDKRKEVAERLKFAKSLGDLSENAEYKESLEAQSLLEDRIAKLEDIIKRAVIVEKSSGSTVQLGTTVVLKKLPSGGEKKYVVVGQEEADIAAGKISHKSPLGAAIIGKKKGDKIKVVTPGGTAEYSLEEIS